The genomic DNA TTTGCCGCATGGGAAGCCGGAAGTTGCGCAGAATGTCTGTTAACCCGGTGGCAGTTCCGGTGCGGCTTTCAAGAAAAGCCCGTAGCTCCTGCTCAGATGGCAGGGCAGAAACATACGGGCTTGCCGACATGACAGATTACTCGGTTTCGGCTTTTTTCTTGCGCGTTGTGGTGGTGGCCTTCTTTTTGGCGGGCGCCTTTTTCTTGGGGGCCGCTTTTTCTGCACCATCTGCATCAGCCTTGGCTGTGCTTTTGGTTGCGGTTTTCTTTTTGGCTGCCGTTTTTGTGGTGGTGGCCTTCTTTTTGGCGGGCGCCTTTTTCTTGGGGGCCGCTTTTTCTGCACCATCTGCATCAGCCTTGGCTGTGCTTTTGGTTGCGGTTTTCTTTTTGGCTGCCGTTTTTGTGGTGGTGGCTTTCTTTTTAGCACCAGCCTTGGCTTTTAGGGGTTTGCCCTTGTCTACCAACAAGGCCACGGCCTCATCCAGCGTTACGGCATCCATATCCGTGCCACGCGGCAGGGTAGCCACTATCTGGCCATGCTGCACATACGGGCCAAAGCGGCCTTTGCGCACCATAACTGGCTCACCATCCTTGGGGTGCACACCCAAATTGCGGATAGAGGCCAGCTTTTTAGCCAGTGCATCCACAGCACGGTTGAGGCCAATGGTCAGAACATCATCGTCCTTGTCCAAAGATCCGTACACCGCGCCCATTTTTACAAACGGACCAAAGCGCCCAAGCCCGGCCTGAATGGGCTCGCCCGTTTCGGGGTGAATACCAACAAGGCGCGGCAGAGAGAGCAGGCCAAGAGCCTGATCCAGCGTAATGCTTTCCCCAGTGATATTTTTGGGCAGGGAGGCACGTTTGGGCTTGGCTTTTTTGTCTTCTGGGTTGGGTTCACCCTGCTGCACATACAGGCCCCACGGGCCTTGGCGCACGGTAATATCCTCATGCGTTTCCGGGTTCTGGCCCAAAAGGCGCATACCGTCCTTAAGGGCGGCCTCATCACCTTCTTCCGCGCTGTCGGCCGTTAAGCGGCGGGTGTACTGGCATTCCGGGTAGTTGGAGCAGCCAATAAACGCGCCATAACGGCCCAGCTTCAGGCCAAGGCGGCCTGTGCCGCAGGAGGGGCAAACCCGTGGGTCTGATCCATCAGCGCGTTCGGGGAAGAAGAATGGCCCCAAGTCCTTATCGAGTGCATTGAGCACATCGGTAATGGTGAGTTCCTTGGTGCCGGATACGGCTTTGGAAAAATCGTTCCAGAACGCGGCCAGAACCTGCTTCCACTGCGCGCGGCCACCGGAGATATCATCCAGCAGTTCTTCAAGGCTGGCGGTAAAGCCCGTATCCACATACCGTTCAAAGAACGAGACAAGGAAGGCCGTTACCAGCCGCCCGCGTGCTTCGGGAATAAAGCGGCGGTTTTCTAGGCGCACGTAGCTGCGGTCTTGCAGTACGGTCAGAATAGAAGCGTAGGTAGAGGGGCGACCAATGCCCAGCTCTTCCATCTTTTTGACCAGAGATGCTTCGGAATAACGCGGTGGCGGCTGTGTGAAGTGCTGCTCGGCATCCACTTTTTCGCGCTTGAGCGGGTCTTTTTCCTGCATGCTGGGCAGCATACGGGCATCATCATCCGCTGCTTTCTCGGTATCATCGCGCCCTTCACGGTAGAGCTTGAGAAAGCCCTCAAACGTGATGATGGAGCCATTGGCACGCAGCACGGTCTGGCCGGAGGGACCTGCGATATCTACTGCCACCTGATCTAGCGATGCAGATTCCATCTGGCTGGCAACAGCACGCTTCCACACCAGTTCGTACAACCGGCGCTGGTCATTATTCAGGAATCGGGCAACGGATTCAGGCGTGCGGGACACATCGGTGGGGCGCACGGCCTCATGCGCTTCCTGCGCGTTCTTGACCTTGGAGGTATAGATACGCGGTTTGGCAGGCACATATTCTGTGCCAATTTTCTGGCCGATATGCTGGCGAATAGCGTTGATGGCTTCTTGCGCCATCGTCACGCCATCGGTTCGCATATACGTAATCAAACCTACGGTTTCACCACCCAGATCCATACCTTCATAAAGCTGCTGGGCGGTGCGCATGGTGGTTTGCGCGCTCATGCCCAACTTGCGGGAGGCTTCCTGCTGCAAGGTGGAGGTGGTGAACGGCGGTTGCGGATTGCGGCGAACCTTGCGGCGTTCGATAGATTTTACGGCAAGGTTTTCAGCTTCCACCGCTTTTTTGGCGGCCTCGGCCAGTTCCGCATTGTGCAGATCAAACTGATCCAGCTTTTTGCCGTTCAGATGTGTTAGCCGAGCGCTAAAGGCAGCACCTGCGGGGGTAAGCAGCGATGCAATAACGCTCCAGTATTCCCGCGGTTTAAAAACCTCAATCTCGGCTTCCCGCTCACAAATCAGGCGCAGTGCCACAGATTGCACACGCCCCGCACTGCGAGACCCCGGCAGCTTGCGCCACAACACGGGGGAAAGCGTAAAGCCCACCAGATAATCCAGCGCCCGGCGGGCCAGATAGGCCTCAATCAGCGGGAAATCCAGATCCCGCGGGTGCTCCATGGCGTAGCGAATGGCAGATTTGGTAATTTCGTTAAACGTAACGCGCTGAACGTCTACCCCTTTCAGGGCTTTGCGTTCTTCCAGCATGGCGCGCACATGCCACGAAATGGCTTCACCCTCACGGTCCGGGTCAGTGGCCAGATACAAACGGTGTGCGCCTTTAAGCGCTTTGACAATGGCGGCAACCTGCTTCATGCCCCGCTCATCAGACTGCCACTTCATGGCAAAGTCTTCATCCGGCAGCACGGAACCATCCTTGGGTGGCAGATCGCGCACATGCCCGAAGGAGGCCAGCACCGTGTAGCCATCCCCCAGATATTTGTTGATCGTTTTTGCCTTTGCGGGCGATTCGACCACAACAACGTCAGTCATACTCTCTCCGACCTGCCTGCAAGCAGCACTTACCCTGCCGTTTCTGCCTGATTATCCGCCAGACCGACCATGCCCCCAGAATAAGTGGAGACGCAGCCGGAAAGCTCAAGTTCCGTGAGCGCGACAAGCACGGCAGAAGCCGAGAACTGGCAGCGCCTAATCAGATCGTCAACCGCTATGGGCGTAAAGGAGAGGAGCGAAAGCAGGTTTTCACGCACATCTTGTGCGGTGGAGGGCGCTGAAAAATGCGGTTTTAGGGCAATTGGTTCTTTTTCATCCACATTTTGGGGAGAAGCAAAAAATGCAGGCTCCGGACGGTCTAAAACAAAAGGCAGACCGGTTTGAGCAGAGGATGCAGATTTTTTTTGGCGTGGCGCAGAAACGCCGGGAAGGGATACGATAGAGCCAGCAGGTTGAGGGACGACTGGTGGCAGATGCGGCAAAATATCTGCCACACTTTCTGTGAGAATAGCGCCGTTACGCAAAAGATTGTTACTGCCCCGGCAACGCGGGTCTAGCGGTGAGCCGGGAACAGCAAATAATTCCCGCCCGTAATCCACCACCATGCGGGCCGTAATGAGGGTACCGGAATGGGGTGCAGCTTCTACCACAACACACCCAAGGCCCAAGCCTGCAATAAGCCGGTTACGGCGTGGGAAGTGGCGGGCCAAAGGGGCCGTGCCCAGCGGGGCTTCAGTGACCACTGCGCCTTTTTGGGCAATTTCTGCCTGAAGGTTGGCATTTTCTGGCGGGTAGGGGCAATCCAGCCCGCCAGCAATGGCGGCAATGGTGCAGCCTTGGCGATGCAGTGCGCCTTTATGGGCAGCTTTATCAATGCCGCGTGCCAAGCCGGAAATAACACT from Acetobacter ascendens includes the following:
- the topA gene encoding type I DNA topoisomerase, producing the protein MTDVVVVESPAKAKTINKYLGDGYTVLASFGHVRDLPPKDGSVLPDEDFAMKWQSDERGMKQVAAIVKALKGAHRLYLATDPDREGEAISWHVRAMLEERKALKGVDVQRVTFNEITKSAIRYAMEHPRDLDFPLIEAYLARRALDYLVGFTLSPVLWRKLPGSRSAGRVQSVALRLICEREAEIEVFKPREYWSVIASLLTPAGAAFSARLTHLNGKKLDQFDLHNAELAEAAKKAVEAENLAVKSIERRKVRRNPQPPFTTSTLQQEASRKLGMSAQTTMRTAQQLYEGMDLGGETVGLITYMRTDGVTMAQEAINAIRQHIGQKIGTEYVPAKPRIYTSKVKNAQEAHEAVRPTDVSRTPESVARFLNNDQRRLYELVWKRAVASQMESASLDQVAVDIAGPSGQTVLRANGSIITFEGFLKLYREGRDDTEKAADDDARMLPSMQEKDPLKREKVDAEQHFTQPPPRYSEASLVKKMEELGIGRPSTYASILTVLQDRSYVRLENRRFIPEARGRLVTAFLVSFFERYVDTGFTASLEELLDDISGGRAQWKQVLAAFWNDFSKAVSGTKELTITDVLNALDKDLGPFFFPERADGSDPRVCPSCGTGRLGLKLGRYGAFIGCSNYPECQYTRRLTADSAEEGDEAALKDGMRLLGQNPETHEDITVRQGPWGLYVQQGEPNPEDKKAKPKRASLPKNITGESITLDQALGLLSLPRLVGIHPETGEPIQAGLGRFGPFVKMGAVYGSLDKDDDVLTIGLNRAVDALAKKLASIRNLGVHPKDGEPVMVRKGRFGPYVQHGQIVATLPRGTDMDAVTLDEAVALLVDKGKPLKAKAGAKKKATTTKTAAKKKTATKSTAKADADGAEKAAPKKKAPAKKKATTTKTAAKKKTATKSTAKADADGAEKAAPKKKAPAKKKATTTTRKKKAETE
- the dprA gene encoding DNA-processing protein DprA, translated to MTSLPACLRLARTEQVGPRTWRKLVDKYGSAAEALEALPYLPVKGRNQPVIPPMAVVMREIDATLQMGGCFLTLFDADYPAFLRQIPDAPPVLSVLGDVLCLSRAGVSIVGARNASAQGMRLAESLATELVESGLSVISGLARGIDKAAHKGALHRQGCTIAAIAGGLDCPYPPENANLQAEIAQKGAVVTEAPLGTAPLARHFPRRNRLIAGLGLGCVVVEAAPHSGTLITARMVVDYGRELFAVPGSPLDPRCRGSNNLLRNGAILTESVADILPHLPPVVPQPAGSIVSLPGVSAPRQKKSASSAQTGLPFVLDRPEPAFFASPQNVDEKEPIALKPHFSAPSTAQDVRENLLSLLSFTPIAVDDLIRRCQFSASAVLVALTELELSGCVSTYSGGMVGLADNQAETAG